A region from the Pempheris klunzingeri isolate RE-2024b chromosome 17, fPemKlu1.hap1, whole genome shotgun sequence genome encodes:
- the ankrd54 gene encoding ankyrin repeat domain-containing protein 54 — protein sequence MDGWSPIVATASDNDRSSSEGEYMVEPGPGDETPEVADSEQRGTLERMDDGGTAAVGFGISGTGEGKVVLGRVGQRDDKELRYLHLLWEPGRAEVGGGGGGGGGVASKLGKMTGSRARRHHRVVRNLGPIGKDIYAVKRLREAANSNDIDTVRKLLQDDIDPCAADDKGRTALHFSSCNGNESIVQLLLSHGADPNQRDSLGNTPLHLAACTNHVPVITTLLRGGARVDALDRAGRTPLHLARSKLNILQEGDSRCLETLRGEVTQIIQMLREYLNLMGQSEAKERLEHISTQLQHTRTKEQVDEVTDLLASFTSLSLQKQNLGDR from the exons ATGGACGGGTGGAGCCCAATCGTTGCTACAGCCTCGGATAACGACCGTTCCAGCTCCGAGGGGGAGTACATGGTGGAGCCCGGACCGGGAGATGAGACTCCGGAGGTGGCGGACAGCGAGCAGCGTGGCACCCTGGAGAGGATGGACGACGGGGGCACCGCCGCCGTCGGGTTCGGGATAAGCGGGACAGGGGAGGGTAAAGTGGTGTTAGGTCGAGTCGGACAGAGAGACGACAAAGAGCTCAGGTACCTGCACTTGTTGTGGGAGCCCGGCCGGGCAGAGGTTggtggcggtggcggcggcggcggcggggTGGCGAGCAAGCTGGGGAAGATGACGGGGAGCCGGGCCAGGAGGCACCACAGAGTCGTGCGGAACCTCGGTCCTATTGGTAAAGATATTTATG CTGTGAAAAGGTTGAGGGAAGCGGCCAACAGCAACGACATCGACACAG TTCGGAAGCTCCTGCAGGATGACATAGATCCCTGTGCAGCAGATGACAAGGGAAGGACCGCCCTCCATTTCTCCTCATGCAATGGCAATGAAAGCATTG tgcAGTTGTTGCTGAGCCACGGCGCTGACCCCAACCAGCGAGACAGTCTGGGGAATACCCCTCTCCATTTGG CGGCCTGTACCAACCACGTGCCTGTAATTACCACATTGCTGCGAGGAG GAGCTCGTGTGGATGCCCTCGACCGAGCAGGCAGGACCCCTCTGCATCTGGCACGCTCCAAGCTTAATATTCTGCAGGAGGGAGATTCACGCTGCTTAGAAACCCTGAGAGGGGAAGTCACCCAG ATTATTCAAATGCTGAGAGAATACCTGAACCTAATGGGCCAGAGTGAAGCTAAAGAGAGGCTGGAGCACATTTcgacacagctgcagcacaccCGCACCAAAGAACAG GTGGATGAGGTGACTGATTTATTGGCCAGTTTTACATCACTCAGTCTACAGAAACAGAATTTGGGCGATAGGTAA
- the foxred2 gene encoding FAD-dependent oxidoreductase domain-containing protein 2: MDPSLPCYILFILIGCVNAVENHHLHHHNGTRHYDYCVLGAGPAGLQMGYFLSKAKRDYIILERNSGPGSFFNEYPRHRKLISINKIHTGRQNREFNLRHDWNSLLSDKPDLLFKRVSSDFYPHADAFPLYLSMFVRELGLRVQYGVDIGRIRAVQGAADSTYILSDQHASDYTCSVLLAATGLWVPQKVEFVGSDLVEGYESISTNPEDYKNQAVLILGKGNSAFETAQSILGKASRVHMLSSSPVRLAWQTHYVGDLRAVNNELIDTYQLKSLDGLVEARLEKIVLTQRKEQGGRRSGKKKEKKGKLYLTLNKYIQHQEEKNSSGVAGEELPGYHIDNFPMRKPYDRVIRCLGFRFNFSIFDSSACPPNSDNAKGRLPGVTAWYEGKSTPGLFVLGTASHSRDYRSSAGGFVHGFRYTARAVHRVLEQRYHGNKWPSTKLLTTQLQSWILKRVGEASGPYQMFEVLGDIILLQGSHCEYVEEFPLQALPQFSSLSGHKVSSHGLVVLVMQYGKKKIDFLGRNRAETDWTKAWKSNFLHPVLYFYDKLPTEEEMKLCPNGWPLPRPKAIHHMVEDFLTEWDGPVSHVQPLRRFLEHCVQTDLRAFYAESCFRSSLTHRKPPLFCQHGYLKQQGVPHSSQLWQHIHDAGLMPTEQDARTSGADPAFPSYLAQAGASMSSGLNLDF, translated from the exons ATGGATCCAAGCCTTCCTTGTTACATCCTTTTCATCTTGATTGGTTGTGTCAATGCTGTTGAaaaccaccacctccaccaccacaatGGCACCCGCCACTATGATTACTGTGTGCTTGGAGCTGGGCCCGCAGGACTGCAGATGGGATATTTCCTTTCCAAGGCTAAAAGAGACTACATCATCTTGGAGAGGAACTCAGGACCGGGCAGCTTCTTTAATGA GTACCCGAGGCACAGGAAGCTCATCAGCATCAACAAGATCCACACAGGAAGGCAGAACCGAGAGTTCAACCTGCGCCACGATTGGAACTCGCTGCTCAGCGATAAACCCGACCTCCTGTTCAAGAGAGTGAGCAGTGACTTTTACCCGCATGCCGATGCCTTCCCGCTCTACCTGTCCATGTTTGTGAGGGAGCTCGGGCTGAGGGTGCAGTATGGCGTCGACATTGGAAGGATCAGGGCAGTGCAGGGAGCCGCTGACAGCACCTACATCCTGTCTGATCAGCATGCATCGGACTACACGTGCAG CGTCCTTCTGGCAGCCACGGGTTTGTGGGTTCCTCAGAAGGTCGAGTTTGTCGGTTCTGACCTTGTTGAAGGCTACGAGTCCATCTCCACTAATCCTGAGGACTACAAGAACCAGGCTGTGCTCATTCTGGGGAAGGGGAACTCAGCTTTTGAGACAGCACAGAGCATCCTGGGAAAAGCCAGCAGGGTGCACATGCTCAGCTCCAGCCCTGTCCGACTGGCTTGGCAGACACATTACGTTGGAGACCTCAG AGCTGTGAATAATGAGCTTATAGACACATATCAGCTGAAGTCCCTTGATGGGTTGGTGGAGGCACGCCTGGAGAAAATAGTTCTCACTCAACGAAAGGAGCAAGGCGGGAGGAGAtcaggaaagaagaaagagaagaagggtAAGTTGTACCTGACTTTGAATAAGTACATACAACAccaggaggagaagaacagCTCTGGTGTGGCAGGAGAAGAACTGCCGGGGTATCACATAGACAACTTCCCTATGCGAAAGCCCTACGACCGTGTGATTCGATGCCTTGGATTCCGATTCAACTTCAGCATATTTGACAG CTCTGCCTGCCCACCGAACAGTGACAATGCAAAAGGAAGGTTGCCGGGGGTGACAGCCTGGTATGAAGGGAAGAGCACCCCTGGCTTGTTTGTGCTGGGAACCGCTTCCCACTCCAGAGACTACCGCTCATCGGCTGGCGGTTTCGTCCATGGATTCCGTTACACAG CACGAGCTGTACACCGCGTGCTTGAACAGcgttaccatggcaacaagtGGCCGTCGACAAAGTTGTTGACAACTCAGCTGCAGTCCTGGATTCTGAAGCGTGTCGGCGAGGCTTCTGGGCCCTACCAAATGTTTGAGGTGCTCGGGGACATTATTCTTCTTCAAGG CTCTCACTGTGAATACGTGGAGGAGTTTCCACTCCAGGCTTTGCCTCAGTTCTCCTCGCTGTCGGGCCACAAGGTGTCCAGTCATGGACTGGTAGTTCTAGTCATGCAGTATGGGAAGAAGAAAATAGACTTTCTGGGGCGGAACAGGGCAGAAACAGACTGGACCAAAGCTTGGAAATCCAACTTCCTGCACCCTGTTTTATACTTCTATGACAAACTCCCTACTG aggaggaaatgaagctCTGTCCCAATGGCTGGCCTTTACCTAGGCCCAAGGCAATTCACCACATGGTTGAGGACTTCCTCACAGAATGGGATGGTCCCGTATCTCACGTCCAGCCACTGCGGCGCTTCCTGGAGCACTGTGTCCAGACTGACCTCAGGGCCTTCTATGCAG AATCGTGTTTCCGCTCATCCCTTACCCACCGCAAGCCGCCGCTGTTTTGTCAGCATGGATACTTGAAGCAGCAGGGTGTCCCTCACAGCAGCCAGCTGTGGCAGCACATTCACGACGCCGGTCTGATGCCTACAGAGCAAGATGCACGCACATCAGGGGCTGACCCTGCATTCCCAAGCTACCTGGCGCAAGCTGGAGCCTCCATGTCTTCAGGACTGAACCTTGACTTCTGA
- the hmgxb4a gene encoding HMG domain-containing protein 4a isoform X2, giving the protein MAFEEIKSKGGMDAGMEGDRGLVAGRSQREKRRSYKDLLREEEEIAAQVRKSSKKRPKDSELFMLGGDSHKKKKKHSDDYYYRDHDGSGPPPHKKKHKSADRSPPLSSPSSSHPTDTAMGLLQAITSPLATGSDPSPHLHKKPSYPSLSTHSSKDRKRESSSSGGSKGGQSFSHSRPLSSSSSSSKKHSSSSSKSSLFHGGAPKEEPLTLREADGLKMKLIMSPEKEEGESFPFTPHSSKGGVKKEKDRDRMQLSKSPKKKLQQNRDPLPVVGKEVEVEGHYGGGMGDDSSSSGGELEAGELVIDDSYTHLSKKKKKSKKSKKKKDKEKDRDKDKSGKDKKHSKGFGDSSRSHGHSHPTVTHSAVGPMYAMGTPVPSHHHQGNDGVTEKKKKKEEKDREKHEKEKEKPKKKNTTAYQVFCKEYRVNINAEQPGLVFGELSKKLAEVWKAMPEKDKLVWRQKAQYLQHKQNKAEATTVKHKSASESKSKVVAAGTGMVSPNKAPGTVSLSPARVPDVDPIDAAAHLQLLGESLSLIGHRLQETEGMVAVSGSLSVLLDSILCALGPLTCLTAQIPQLNGCPRNVLSNTLDNIAYIMPGL; this is encoded by the exons ATGGCTTTTGAAGAGATCAAGAGTAAAGGAGGAATGG ATGCGGGGATGGAAGGAGACAGGGGCCTGGTAGCCGGTCGtagccagagagagaagaggaggtcgTACAAAGATCTgctgagagaagaagaggagatagCTGCTCAGGTCCGGAAATCTTCCAAAAAACGGCCCAAG GATTCAGAACTTTTCATGCTTGGTGGGGATTcacacaaaaagaagaagaaacatagTGATGATTACTATTACAGAG ACCACGATGGTTCAGGCCCACCTCCACACAAGAAGAAGCACAAGTCTGCAGACCGCTCCCCACCCCTCTCTTCCCCCTCATCCTCCCACCCGACAGATACAGCGATGGGCCTCTTGCAGGCTATCACCTCTCCACTGGCCACAGGTTCGGACCCCAGCCCCCACTTACACAAGAAACCCTCCTACCCCTCCCTCTCCACGCACTCTTCCAAGGACCGCAAACGCGAGAGCAGCAGTAGCGGTGGAAGCAAAGGGGGCCAATCCTTCTCTCACTCCCGTCCACTGTCTTCATCATCGTCTTCCTCCAAGaagcactcctcctcctcctcaaagtCGTCTCTCTTCCACGGCGGAGCTCCCAAAGAGGAACCTTTGACGTTGCGCGAGGCCGACGGGCTGAAGATGAAGCTCATCATGTCgccagagaaagaggaaggggagAGCTTCCCTTTCACACCACACTCATCCAAAGGAGGcgtaaagaaagagaaagacagagacaggatgCAGCTCTCGAAGTCGCCCAAGAAGAAACTACAGCAGAATCGAGATCCACTGCCTGTAGTGgggaaggaggtggaggtggaag GTCATTATGGAGGCGGCATGGGGGATGATAGTTCTTCATCCGGGGGGGAACTGGAGGCTGGGGAATTGGTTATAGAtgactcatacacacacttgtcaaaaaagaagaagaagagcaaaaaaagcaagaagaaaaaggacaaagaaaaagacagagacaaggaTAAAAGTGGCAAGGACAAGAAGCATAGCAAAGGATTTGGAG ACTCATCGAGGAGCCACGGCCACTCCCATCCCACTGTCACTCACAGCGCCGTTGGACCAATGTACGCCATGGGCACGCCCGTCCCCTCGCACCACCATCAAGGCAATGATGGtgtgacagagaagaagaagaagaaagaggagaaagatcGGGAAAAGcatgagaaggaaaaagaaaag cccaagaagaagaacacaACAGCGTACCAGGTGTTTTGTAAGGAATATAGAGTCAACATAAATGCAGAACAGCCAGGACTAG TCTTTGGTGAGCTCAGCAAAAAGTTGGCGGAGGTGTGGAAGGCAATGCCTGAGAAAGACAAACTA gttTGGAGGCAGAAAGCTCAGTatctgcagcacaaacagaacaaagctGAGGCCACCACAGTCAAACACAAGAGTGCCAGTGAGAGCAAAAGCAAAG TTGTCGCAGCAGGAACGGGGATGGTGTCGCCTAACAAAGCGCCCGGCACCGTGTCCTTGTCTCCAGCGCGGGTACCAGATGTTGATCCCATCGACGCGGCGGCTCACCTGCAGCTCCTGGGAGAGTCCCTGTCCCTGATCGGGCATCGGCTACAGGAAACAGAG GGCATGGTGGCAGTGTCCGGGAGTCTGTCTGTACTCCTGGACTCCATCTTGTGTGCGCTGGGACCACTGACCTGTCTCACAGCACAGATACCACAGTTAAACGGATGTCCTCGAAACGTCCTG tCTAACACCTTGGACAACATCGCCTACATCATGCCTGGACTGTGA
- the LOC139217063 gene encoding GTPase IMAP family member 9 yields the protein MSAAASQPELRLVVLGRAGAGKESAVCTILGLQDPQQDPDAAPTQECSKHRGEAAGRQVVIVSSPAWFGSCCDPMERRRHISSFIALSSPGPHAFLLCVPVNQPADEEAKALDVLEELFGASAVSTNTIILFTHTEELEEDEQLEEYLVTWRKDLQELVARCGDRYHTLETRSGEPEERKAVEDLLEKVEQAVVESGTQHFSCPLYQEAEERVRERQAEVVRQRKDGQASPTDSQPEENVTEEEMEAVREEAERSIGDLNVDVDSIFPSVSVSPSSPAASFLWGLWEKLRGWMRWLPTMVRREALLGALVGLFVGGPFGGMMGATVGSVATEVGRRKTQKTK from the exons ATGTCAGCAGCTGCTTCTCAGCCAG AGCTGAGGCTGGTGGTGCTCGGCCGGGCGGGGGCAGGAAAGGAATCAGCAGTGTGCACCATCCTGGGCCTGCAAGACCCTCAGCAGGACCCAGATGCTGCCCCCACCCAGGagtgcagcaaacacagaggagaggctgCAGGCCGGCAG GTGGTGATAGTCTCCAGTCCAGCCTGGTTTGGCTCATGCTGCGACCCGATGGAAAGGAGACGACACATATCCTCCTTTATTGCCTTATCCAGCCCTGGACCACATGCCTTCctgctgtgtgtccctgtgaaCCAACCGGCTGATGAGGAGGCCAAGGCGCTGGATGTCCTGGAGGAGCTGTTTGGCGCCTCTGCTGTCAGCACAAACACCATCATACTCTTCACCCACAccgaggagctggaggaggacgaGCAGCTGGAGGAATACCTCGTCACGTGGCGCAAGGACCTCCAGGAGCTGGTGGCAAGATGTGGTGACCGCTACCACACCCTGGAAACCCGCAGCGGAGaaccagaggagaggaaagctgTTGAGGATCTGCTGGAGAAGGTTGAGCAGGCGGTGGTCGAGAGTGGGACGCAACACTTCAGCTGCCCTCTGTACCAGGAGGCTGAGgaaagggtgagagagaggcaggccgaggtggtcagacagaggaaagatGGCCAGGCGTCTCCCACAGACTCACAACCAGAGGAAAATgtcacagaggaagaaatggaagcagtgagggaggaggcagagaggagtaTAGGTGACTTAAATGTGGATGTAGATAGTATTTTCCCCTCTGTCAGTGTCTCACCTTCCTCCCCTGCTGCCTCTTTTCTCTGGGGCTTATGGGAGAAGCTTAGAGGCTGGATGAGGTGGCTGCCCACAATGGTGAGAAGGGAGGCCCTGCTGGGAGCCCTGGTCGGTCTGTTTGTGGGAGGGCCGTTTGGGGGTATGATGGGGGCCACTGTGGGCTCAGTGGCTACTGAGGTGGGgagaaggaaaacacagaaaactaaGTGA
- the hmgxb4a gene encoding HMG domain-containing protein 4a isoform X3 yields MEGDRGLVAGRSQREKRRSYKDLLREEEEIAAQVRKSSKKRPKDSELFMLGGDSHKKKKKHSDDYYYRDHDGSGPPPHKKKHKSADRSPPLSSPSSSHPTDTAMGLLQAITSPLATGSDPSPHLHKKPSYPSLSTHSSKDRKRESSSSGGSKGGQSFSHSRPLSSSSSSSKKHSSSSSKSSLFHGGAPKEEPLTLREADGLKMKLIMSPEKEEGESFPFTPHSSKGGVKKEKDRDRMQLSKSPKKKLQQNRDPLPVVGKEVEVEGHYGGGMGDDSSSSGGELEAGELVIDDSYTHLSKKKKKSKKSKKKKDKEKDRDKDKSGKDKKHSKGFGDSSRSHGHSHPTVTHSAVGPMYAMGTPVPSHHHQGNDGVTEKKKKKEEKDREKHEKEKEKPKKKNTTAYQVFCKEYRVNINAEQPGLVFGELSKKLAEVWKAMPEKDKLVWRQKAQYLQHKQNKAEATTVKHKSASESKSKVVAAGTGMVSPNKAPGTVSLSPARVPDVDPIDAAAHLQLLGESLSLIGHRLQETEGMVAVSGSLSVLLDSILCALGPLTCLTAQIPQLNGCPRNVLSNTLDNIAYIMPGL; encoded by the exons ATGGAAGGAGACAGGGGCCTGGTAGCCGGTCGtagccagagagagaagaggaggtcgTACAAAGATCTgctgagagaagaagaggagatagCTGCTCAGGTCCGGAAATCTTCCAAAAAACGGCCCAAG GATTCAGAACTTTTCATGCTTGGTGGGGATTcacacaaaaagaagaagaaacatagTGATGATTACTATTACAGAG ACCACGATGGTTCAGGCCCACCTCCACACAAGAAGAAGCACAAGTCTGCAGACCGCTCCCCACCCCTCTCTTCCCCCTCATCCTCCCACCCGACAGATACAGCGATGGGCCTCTTGCAGGCTATCACCTCTCCACTGGCCACAGGTTCGGACCCCAGCCCCCACTTACACAAGAAACCCTCCTACCCCTCCCTCTCCACGCACTCTTCCAAGGACCGCAAACGCGAGAGCAGCAGTAGCGGTGGAAGCAAAGGGGGCCAATCCTTCTCTCACTCCCGTCCACTGTCTTCATCATCGTCTTCCTCCAAGaagcactcctcctcctcctcaaagtCGTCTCTCTTCCACGGCGGAGCTCCCAAAGAGGAACCTTTGACGTTGCGCGAGGCCGACGGGCTGAAGATGAAGCTCATCATGTCgccagagaaagaggaaggggagAGCTTCCCTTTCACACCACACTCATCCAAAGGAGGcgtaaagaaagagaaagacagagacaggatgCAGCTCTCGAAGTCGCCCAAGAAGAAACTACAGCAGAATCGAGATCCACTGCCTGTAGTGgggaaggaggtggaggtggaag GTCATTATGGAGGCGGCATGGGGGATGATAGTTCTTCATCCGGGGGGGAACTGGAGGCTGGGGAATTGGTTATAGAtgactcatacacacacttgtcaaaaaagaagaagaagagcaaaaaaagcaagaagaaaaaggacaaagaaaaagacagagacaaggaTAAAAGTGGCAAGGACAAGAAGCATAGCAAAGGATTTGGAG ACTCATCGAGGAGCCACGGCCACTCCCATCCCACTGTCACTCACAGCGCCGTTGGACCAATGTACGCCATGGGCACGCCCGTCCCCTCGCACCACCATCAAGGCAATGATGGtgtgacagagaagaagaagaagaaagaggagaaagatcGGGAAAAGcatgagaaggaaaaagaaaag cccaagaagaagaacacaACAGCGTACCAGGTGTTTTGTAAGGAATATAGAGTCAACATAAATGCAGAACAGCCAGGACTAG TCTTTGGTGAGCTCAGCAAAAAGTTGGCGGAGGTGTGGAAGGCAATGCCTGAGAAAGACAAACTA gttTGGAGGCAGAAAGCTCAGTatctgcagcacaaacagaacaaagctGAGGCCACCACAGTCAAACACAAGAGTGCCAGTGAGAGCAAAAGCAAAG TTGTCGCAGCAGGAACGGGGATGGTGTCGCCTAACAAAGCGCCCGGCACCGTGTCCTTGTCTCCAGCGCGGGTACCAGATGTTGATCCCATCGACGCGGCGGCTCACCTGCAGCTCCTGGGAGAGTCCCTGTCCCTGATCGGGCATCGGCTACAGGAAACAGAG GGCATGGTGGCAGTGTCCGGGAGTCTGTCTGTACTCCTGGACTCCATCTTGTGTGCGCTGGGACCACTGACCTGTCTCACAGCACAGATACCACAGTTAAACGGATGTCCTCGAAACGTCCTG tCTAACACCTTGGACAACATCGCCTACATCATGCCTGGACTGTGA
- the hmgxb4a gene encoding HMG domain-containing protein 4a isoform X1, protein MAFEEIKSKGGMGNVYAGMEGDRGLVAGRSQREKRRSYKDLLREEEEIAAQVRKSSKKRPKDSELFMLGGDSHKKKKKHSDDYYYRDHDGSGPPPHKKKHKSADRSPPLSSPSSSHPTDTAMGLLQAITSPLATGSDPSPHLHKKPSYPSLSTHSSKDRKRESSSSGGSKGGQSFSHSRPLSSSSSSSKKHSSSSSKSSLFHGGAPKEEPLTLREADGLKMKLIMSPEKEEGESFPFTPHSSKGGVKKEKDRDRMQLSKSPKKKLQQNRDPLPVVGKEVEVEGHYGGGMGDDSSSSGGELEAGELVIDDSYTHLSKKKKKSKKSKKKKDKEKDRDKDKSGKDKKHSKGFGDSSRSHGHSHPTVTHSAVGPMYAMGTPVPSHHHQGNDGVTEKKKKKEEKDREKHEKEKEKPKKKNTTAYQVFCKEYRVNINAEQPGLVFGELSKKLAEVWKAMPEKDKLVWRQKAQYLQHKQNKAEATTVKHKSASESKSKVVAAGTGMVSPNKAPGTVSLSPARVPDVDPIDAAAHLQLLGESLSLIGHRLQETEGMVAVSGSLSVLLDSILCALGPLTCLTAQIPQLNGCPRNVLSNTLDNIAYIMPGL, encoded by the exons ATGGCTTTTGAAGAGATCAAGAGTAAAGGAGGAATGGGTAATGTCT ATGCGGGGATGGAAGGAGACAGGGGCCTGGTAGCCGGTCGtagccagagagagaagaggaggtcgTACAAAGATCTgctgagagaagaagaggagatagCTGCTCAGGTCCGGAAATCTTCCAAAAAACGGCCCAAG GATTCAGAACTTTTCATGCTTGGTGGGGATTcacacaaaaagaagaagaaacatagTGATGATTACTATTACAGAG ACCACGATGGTTCAGGCCCACCTCCACACAAGAAGAAGCACAAGTCTGCAGACCGCTCCCCACCCCTCTCTTCCCCCTCATCCTCCCACCCGACAGATACAGCGATGGGCCTCTTGCAGGCTATCACCTCTCCACTGGCCACAGGTTCGGACCCCAGCCCCCACTTACACAAGAAACCCTCCTACCCCTCCCTCTCCACGCACTCTTCCAAGGACCGCAAACGCGAGAGCAGCAGTAGCGGTGGAAGCAAAGGGGGCCAATCCTTCTCTCACTCCCGTCCACTGTCTTCATCATCGTCTTCCTCCAAGaagcactcctcctcctcctcaaagtCGTCTCTCTTCCACGGCGGAGCTCCCAAAGAGGAACCTTTGACGTTGCGCGAGGCCGACGGGCTGAAGATGAAGCTCATCATGTCgccagagaaagaggaaggggagAGCTTCCCTTTCACACCACACTCATCCAAAGGAGGcgtaaagaaagagaaagacagagacaggatgCAGCTCTCGAAGTCGCCCAAGAAGAAACTACAGCAGAATCGAGATCCACTGCCTGTAGTGgggaaggaggtggaggtggaag GTCATTATGGAGGCGGCATGGGGGATGATAGTTCTTCATCCGGGGGGGAACTGGAGGCTGGGGAATTGGTTATAGAtgactcatacacacacttgtcaaaaaagaagaagaagagcaaaaaaagcaagaagaaaaaggacaaagaaaaagacagagacaaggaTAAAAGTGGCAAGGACAAGAAGCATAGCAAAGGATTTGGAG ACTCATCGAGGAGCCACGGCCACTCCCATCCCACTGTCACTCACAGCGCCGTTGGACCAATGTACGCCATGGGCACGCCCGTCCCCTCGCACCACCATCAAGGCAATGATGGtgtgacagagaagaagaagaagaaagaggagaaagatcGGGAAAAGcatgagaaggaaaaagaaaag cccaagaagaagaacacaACAGCGTACCAGGTGTTTTGTAAGGAATATAGAGTCAACATAAATGCAGAACAGCCAGGACTAG TCTTTGGTGAGCTCAGCAAAAAGTTGGCGGAGGTGTGGAAGGCAATGCCTGAGAAAGACAAACTA gttTGGAGGCAGAAAGCTCAGTatctgcagcacaaacagaacaaagctGAGGCCACCACAGTCAAACACAAGAGTGCCAGTGAGAGCAAAAGCAAAG TTGTCGCAGCAGGAACGGGGATGGTGTCGCCTAACAAAGCGCCCGGCACCGTGTCCTTGTCTCCAGCGCGGGTACCAGATGTTGATCCCATCGACGCGGCGGCTCACCTGCAGCTCCTGGGAGAGTCCCTGTCCCTGATCGGGCATCGGCTACAGGAAACAGAG GGCATGGTGGCAGTGTCCGGGAGTCTGTCTGTACTCCTGGACTCCATCTTGTGTGCGCTGGGACCACTGACCTGTCTCACAGCACAGATACCACAGTTAAACGGATGTCCTCGAAACGTCCTG tCTAACACCTTGGACAACATCGCCTACATCATGCCTGGACTGTGA
- the hmox1a gene encoding heme oxygenase 1a: METMKSARKNDTQEVGSDLSEQIKAATKDNHVRAENTELMLSYQKGQITQPQYKVLLCSLYEIYKVLEEELDRNSSHPAIAPIYFPQELARLESLERDLEHFLGSDWRKRVIVPAATHRYEQRLREIGKERPALLVAHAYTRYLGDLSGGQVLGKITQKSLGLSSKEGLSFFSFPSVTSPNRFKQLYRSRMNSIELTEEERAAVLGEAVAAFEFNIQVFDDLQKMLSVTTDTADQSEGDAVQTSMFLSSPIMQFTVGLCVALTTIGMGIYAL; this comes from the exons ATGGAGACCATGAAGAGTGCCAGGAAAAATGACACACAGGAGGTTGGCAG TGATTTATCGGAGCAGATTAAAGCAGCCACTAAGGACAATCATGTCAGAGCTGAAAACACCGAGCTGATGCTGAGTTACCAGAAGGGACAGATCACCCAGCCACAGTACAAG GTCCTGCTGTGTTCCCTCTACGAGATCTACAAGGTGCTTGAAGAGGAGCTGGACAGAAATTCCTCCCACCCAGCCATTGCACCGATCTACTTCCCTCAGGAACTTGCCCGTCTGGAATCGCTCGAAAGAGATCTGGAGCATTTTTTGGGCTCAGactggaggaagagggtgaTTGTTCCCGCAGCCACACACAGATACGAGCAGCGACTACGAGAG ATCGGCAAAGAGAGGCCAGCACTGCTGGTTGCCCATGCCTACACTCGTTACCTTGGTGATCTGTCTGGAGGTCAAGTGCTGGGGAAAATTACCCAGAAATCTCTGGGGCTGAGCAGCAAAGAGGGGCTTTCATTCTTCTCCTTCCCCAGCGTGACCAGCCCCAACCGCTTCAAGCAGCTGTACAGGAGCCGGATGAACAGCATCgagctgacagaggaggagagggcggCGGTGCTGGGGGAGGCCGTCGCTGCATTTGAATTCAACATCCAG GTTTTTGATGACTTGCAGAAAATGTTGTCTGTCACAACAGACACAGCGGACCAATCGGAGGGCGACGCAGTTCAAACTTCCATGTTCTTATCTTCACCCATCATGCAGTTCACCGTGGGACTGTGTGTCGCACTGACTACCATCGGAATGGGAATCTATGCCTTGTAG